The DNA segment AGTTTCATGTTTGTCTTAATTATCCACCAGATTTCTAGCTGCAATTTTATCTTTCAGGTAGCTGGTGAGccatttctaataataatatgaataatGTTAGTAGGAGGTGTAAACTGCATCCAATTTAGAGAGTGTGAGGTAGATGTGTTGGCTGATATTGACTGAACAAGATTAGATTTGAAAGAAGTTGGAATGCGGCAACAGTTTGGTAAAGTGGAATTTTTAATAACAGACTGCTTGATGTTAAGTATTGAATTGACAGAAAATCGTTCAAAAactctgtcattttgtttgcagTCCATCTCAAAGATACTAGTGCAAGCCCTGTCATACAGACTGTTCTTTTAATATGGAACAAAACAGACGAAGACCGGTGTCAGGCTGAGTGTAAGACCATCATACAGCGTGTCAAGCTGTCCTTTTCTTCAGAAGATCATTCAGAATTGTAAGATTTTCTCTCTGTGCACAGATTCTGCTGGTGTTCAACTGCAATGTCCTATTTATCTGTGAGCATATACAAGGAGTGCTAAGAGAACAAGTAACAAACTCATCTTGCAATTATCTTGGTTTGCCAAAAGATATTCTCTCTGAAACGAAACTGCTGATTCAAAGCTGAAAATAATGTCAATAGTTCTTTTTTATAATGACTAATAGATAGGTGCCACCAGAATGAAAAAGGGAGGTGTATTTGATGTAAACTAGAAttaatttttagttgttttgagGGAAGTGGAGGCTTCTTAGGCAGCTAGTGGACCAACCTGGTCTAGCTTCATTTGCTGAAGACATGAATGGCTGTTTCAGTATTCCTGATATGGCCACCAGCCAGGTAGGATCACACTTACTGGAGCTCATTATGAACCTGAGTACTCCACAAATGCTTGAAGAGATGCATGCTGCTCTCTTTAAAGGGAGATTATTGCACTATGCAATCCATCCAATTGCAAATTATGTCCTACAACGATTTATGTCTTCTTTGAAGGAAAAAGCTCTTGTGAGTATATTTTATGagatttatttgaaatatttaattttaaattacctGGTTGTTTCCCAGTCACTTTAATGTCTTAATAGAAAATGGAAGTATCCTGCACATATCTGACAGTTTAAAtgtagcatttaaaaaaaatacgagTTTCATTTGAGGGAAATATCACTTGCAGTAACATAGAAAGAGcagaatttaaaatttgaaacatttgaTGCATTCCTATCagcttgaatatttttttaaaaaattgttttctctaaTAAGTCTTCATGATAGATATGAAAACAGGGTTCGAAGGGTCCTTATTAGTCCTTACGTAGAGAATTTTTCGCTGCAATGCCTtataagtccttttatttgccatgctgtccttacaattcctcacttacatccttacattttctttggaaatccttaaggatttttttttcatgaatgagTTAAAagttgaaattttgttttttttttaaaacttctacatttcattcatgGCTTTGGGAggtgaaaaattacatttaaagcacaaaaaaagcatgcaactagaaattattaaaatagagTTTTTATAATAGTGCTTATAAAGTTACATATTTCCCACTGACAAAACAGATTACTACTACTATAGTGCTTTTTGTTTACCAGTTGGCAGAGGTTTTTCAGGAGCTGTCAAAGCATGTAGAGGATGTACTGGCTGTTGGCCATCTTGGAGTGATTATTTCGCTGGCGGATGCTTGTCGGCGAAATCAGCATTGTCAAGATGACCTAGTGAAGgtaaaaacaccaaaaaaaaaaaaaaaagaaagaaaaaggcaatgtaatgtaaataatgttcaCATAAGttaaatcaaacttttttaTACACTTTGTATCAGAATATAGAATgaacataaattttactttcttttttaagatttaCAATGTTCGTAATACAATTTTTCAAgcttcatttacattttatttacatggaTGATCAGCAAACAGTATCATGCATACAAgcattagaatttttttaatgtaaactaaaaattttaatatattacaCTTTCTGATTGTCTGTATAGGTGCTAATGGAAGCTTTTCACTGTAATGAACCAGTTGAAAGACAAATACTTTTACCAAAGCTGATTGCTTCATTTATAACATACGATGTcttcttcaaaataaatgaagatacCGGCAAACCTCCTGATGATGCTAAGGTAGGTTGTTTGTCATTCAGTCATTCACGGTGCTTTGCAAAAAAATGATCAAGCAGCTATGACTGTTtctgtgtttaaaataaataataaagattaaatCAGGCGTGgtgcaaatatttaataattcaaaatattttatcatggaTAACTTTTCATTGTATTCTGTGGGCGGTCTGGTGGGGCGGTGGTCACCAGTGCAGTGAAGGTtaacactgttctttctctggcatCTGTTTAGCTTGCCATGAAATAGCCTTTTAGTTGCTGActgtgtaaaacaccagtttctcctccttctcattGTACCCTGCAGTAAATTGATTTTCTTCCCAGGAACCTCTGCTAACGTCAGTAAACTTGCAAGGGTCCCTCCTGGTGCAGCAGTTACTGCAATTTGACAGACCCACACTTATGACTCAGGGTATTGTAGGGATGACACCAGCAGAATTAagtctgctgtgctgctgtcCTATGGGTAGCCATATTGTGGATGTCTTCTTTTCTAGTCCTTATGTGCTTCAAAAGTGCAAAGATGATTTTTTGAAGAAACTGAAGGTAagcttttgttttaactttacaCTTGTCAAACAATTTTGCCTAGCAATAACAAAGTTAACCAGCCTTTTTCCAGATTTGAAGAAGTGGTTCAATTGTGCATTCATGTAAATGAAAGGACTTTCAACTGATAAAACACGATGACCAGCAAGTCATATTTCCAGTATAGTCCACTCCACATCACCTTTACAAATGAAATTGTGTTTCTAATTCTTTTTATCTAAATTTGTACCCAAAAACTATATCATAAAGAACATTAGAAGTAAATAGCTGCTAGAtgcagtcaaaaagatttttgagACAGGATGTTTACATGGCAGGAGGATCCATTCTGCACATCAAGTATTTTGCTCATGTATTTGTTCAGTAGACTATTCGTAACATCAAATGTCCTGTTTTGAAGAAATGTACAGCTGTGGTCCTTTATTTTTCAAGTGCAAATAGTTCATTATCACTAGTCGCAGGCTTTTGATGCTTATCACAAAACATTTGTCTTGACTTGCCAGCATTCCAAAAACAAGTGactgtttaaaatgaaaattagttTTGATAAAGTTAAGGGGGTTGGAATTGTGGGTAGAGGTGACTTAAGATTTCGTAAAAATATAACTCCGTGTTGCTTTCTTGCAGCAAGGTAAAATGCAACCCAAACCTGTCgataataattttcaaacttGTTAAAAATTTAAGGATAGACATATagcaagaaatttcttttttcccatACTAGGGTCTTCTGATGGAAGTGGTTTGCTCAAAGAATGGGAGCCGATGCATAGAAAATGTCTGGAAGAATCTCAACTTCAAGCAGCGCATCAGTGTGGCTGAAGAGTTGGCTGAAAGTGGAGCACGTCTTCACAATGATCGTTATGGCCGTTTCCTTTATAGCAGCTTTGGCATAGCGCAGTTCCTTCAGCAGCGAAAACAATGGATACAACATCAGGGAGCATTGACAAAACGCCGTCGAATGTTAACTGATCTGCTTCACAAAAAAGGTGTGAATGTCAAATTATGAGTCAGAGAAAACTggggcaacattttttttcatgttactttttttatgcAGTCATTTCATTGGGAAAATGAgtgtgattaaaaaaagttatcttaTTCGTGTTAATGCAGATTATCAATCAAAATGTCTATGCAGAACATTTGTTGCTAAATTGGGATAATTTGTGTTACAGAACCCCCATCtaaaaagcagaaactgcaGAAGGATAACAGAGAACTCATGGTACAGGTGTGTAGAACAGTTTTACAAGTGCCAgaaaaacctccctattaatttagtttagtttattccttgttgctcccttaaggagcatagggccgcaacaaaacctccctattaagaaTCACTAATTGACTAAAATGCAGCatatttatatagcaaaatgtttatgaaaatttgGGGGTTGTATCTAAGAGGGGTCACAATATGGCAGGTCTTAATCAGGTTTTACTGTAGtgattttagaaaaataactgGAAATACAGTTGAGTAAATTAAGAAATGATGTTGAATGATGTTGGTAAGTGAATGTTGTAGCAACCTTCATTGTTAGCAAATTGATGGACACCATGTCTTTTCCAggatgaggaagatgatgataaatttACTGCAATGTCCAAGGCGGCAAAgccaaaacacaataaaaaatcaaaattagcTGCTGAACCAGACAAAAAGAAACCCAAAGTGATTTTACAGGTGGGTAAAAACAGATCCAGTGGTAGAATGACAAGCAAttaactaaaaacaaatcaagaagAACATTAGGAATGATGACAATggtctttttatcttttttttttttttttcaggaagagaAAACTGAAGACAAAGTCACGAAGATGTTCAAGACTGCAAAGtcaaaaaagcataaaaaatctAAATCAGCTGGTAACTAATTTATGATGTGTTTTGCAGAAAGGTAAtggtaaaaaataaactttgcagCTAACATAGGTGATTCATATGCAGGTATATCGAGATATAAAAATACTGGTTTTAAGTTTCAGAGGACCTTGTAAGTTTtctccaaatgaaaaaaacattatcactATGGTCTCTAAGAATGATGTAATCACCAGTCTTGAGAACATAAAACATCTCCTACGTGTCTGgacatgatttaaaaacaaaaaataaactgttggaTGTTCAGTTCGTTTGATAATACAGTTTCCATGCAGACCCAGAGGATGGATCTTGGAACCAAATACATTTGGCATTTCCCTTGTAtctaaagaacattttttatggGGTCAATTCCACAAGAGATGCTGCTTGACAGCATAACCTcatgaacaagaagaagatgagGGTTGGTGGTGGGGGAAAGTGGGGTTGAGGGGAAAGGCAGCAGGTGGGCTTGTTGTGAGTGAATTTGTATGCAGCATGTTACAGAGCGtcgatgtgtgtgcatgtatgcttcTGTGTATTCCTGTCCTAATGCAGGTGAAGCAGGGTGTCTGCAGTGAAATGTGGctagaataaaattaatatacaaTCATgacatttcttgttttgttattcAGCTATGTTGTGTGTAGGAGCACATTAAGTTGAGAAAGAGAATGTAATAAAGATGCTAGCATTTCCGAACAGCTTTCTAAACTTTTTTATACTGTACAAGTTTTGGTGTGTGCGATGGTCAATGTATACACATTTTGAGTCAGCAGGTCCATGCGCACGAGACCATAATATAAATTGAAATATGATTCTTATTTACAACTCAGTGGTCATAAAATAACGATGCATTAGTATTTTGATGAAGTTTCTAATTTGAAATTCATGTGCACAATCTTTGAAAGACAAATCCTTCATTTTGAATAATCTCAAGATGACCAAATTCTAGTcgatttttcttctgaaaacaaGTTTTCACTATTAATTTTAGTCTTTCGTGTCTAAAGCATTTTGTTACTGcttagggccgcaacaacaccttgccagtggaCCTGGTTTTAGGCAACCctctcagttgggcccaggtggttccaatatcctttgcctcactttctactgtttttttcaaagtctgttTTGGTCTTCCAACTCAACTCTTCCTCTGGGGATttcagtcaagtgcctgcttggcaatggtgtcagctggtttgtgcaggttgtgtcctatccagcccgaTTTGcactttgtgatgtcttggctagtgccagtctggttggttcttttccacaggctgctgtttgaaatcttttcaggccatctgattcccagaatatggtgtagtcatcggttggtaaagatctggagcttgttgttggtgtttgtcactctccaggtttcagaaccatacagtaggactgccttcatattggtgttgaagatgcagaaGAATAATGTTCCGAAATTCCAGATGGGagtaaaacatttataacataaaCAGAATAAGCACGACAGAAATCAAAAGGTAACCCTgcagacaacatatttcacCTCCGTTGCATTCTTTGATTTGTCCATAGAGGCATGCTAAATAGTGGCATTAGAACGGAGTCTACGATGTTAAATCACATCCAAGAAAATTGGGAGCACTACTGAACTGGCCTGAAATCAGTGAAGGTCAAGAATGTTCAGCTAAGGAAACTTCAtacagttttttaatttctatgtCTTTATAGACATCTAAGAGCATGGATATGAGGGATGCTTGAATGGCTTCAACCTGGTCTTGTGGACAGTAGTCATCAGAACTGGACCTGCAAAACAATTTGCTGGTTACAAGATTTGTCTTGTAAAATTTGTAGATATGCAGTTTTATAATCATGCTACAAGATCATTCAAATTGACAAATACCTTTTGGTCATCTTTTCCATcgaaatatattgaaaatactTCAGAATATACTAAAGGAACATTTTATAACCAGCAGTGTAATGGAAATAATCCAATGTTATCCACCTGCTTCTGACTAAAATTCTATTGCCTAAGAGTTAATTATTTGGGGAATTACCATACCAAAGCCAGTTGTCATATAAATAAGTGGaaaatcagggcttctgctaaggctaaattctttggggtcccagggaccccttcttcagatttttaaggggtccctgttcttcgcccaactttggaggggaccccattgacgaaaattgaaggggtcctccgaacttttactgcgtactgtacgcaattttttgcgtaagcagaagccctggaaaATTATGTATGACAACACATAAATTATCC comes from the Pomacea canaliculata isolate SZHN2017 linkage group LG12, ASM307304v1, whole genome shotgun sequence genome and includes:
- the LOC112577105 gene encoding nucleolar protein 9-like isoform X4 gives rise to the protein MSKYNQKKFGSRKGSRQQPKLGFLKEETLSYYRRVYEAVKEGFVSDEDKNIFLNNTFNQLVQEALEVAQNQTCSRIIESLISQGLSNNLRKLFVALCADLSISFLDRFASHVFQTLVLHLPLYFVAARSDGTDEATGKNKTDNDEEEDIGQEKVEASFKEVCNFVYKNFETLMTHTYGSHVLRSMLETLSGVQVEHKIHKGKGSQACQQINVERQLKGQNWQVPQNFKELFNKYAGKLMQLCDYEVHLKDTSASPVIQTVLLIWNKTDEDRCQAECKTIIQRVKLSFSSEDHSEFIPDMATSQVGSHLLELIMNLSTPQMLEEMHAALFKGRLLHYAIHPIANYVLQRFMSSLKEKALLAEVFQELSKHVEDVLAVGHLGVIISLADACRRNQHCQDDLVKVLMEAFHCNEPVERQILLPKLIASFITYDVFFKINEDTGKPPDDAKEPLLTSVNLQGSLLVQQLLQFDRPTLMTQGIVGMTPAELSLLCCCPMGSHIVDVFFSSPYVLQKCKDDFLKKLKGLLMEVVCSKNGSRCIENVWKNLNFKQRISVAEELAESGARLHNDRYGRFLYSSFGIAQFLQQRKQWIQHQGALTKRRRMLTDLLHKKRTPI
- the LOC112577105 gene encoding nucleolar protein 9-like isoform X1, with translation MSKYNQKKFGSRKGSRQQPKLGFLKEETLSYYRRVYEAVKEGFVSDEDKNIFLNNTFNQLVQEALEVAQNQTCSRIIESLISQGLSNNLRKLFVALCADLSISFLDRFASHVFQTLVLHLPLYFVAARSDGTDEATGKNKTDNDEEEDIGQEKVEASFKEVCNFVYKNFETLMTHTYGSHVLRSMLETLSGVQVEHKIHKGKGSQACQQINVERQLKGQNWQVPQNFKELFNKYAGKLMQLCDYEVHLKDTSASPVIQTVLLIWNKTDEDRCQAECKTIIQRVKLSFSSEDHSEFIPDMATSQVGSHLLELIMNLSTPQMLEEMHAALFKGRLLHYAIHPIANYVLQRFMSSLKEKALLAEVFQELSKHVEDVLAVGHLGVIISLADACRRNQHCQDDLVKVLMEAFHCNEPVERQILLPKLIASFITYDVFFKINEDTGKPPDDAKEPLLTSVNLQGSLLVQQLLQFDRPTLMTQGIVGMTPAELSLLCCCPMGSHIVDVFFSSPYVLQKCKDDFLKKLKGLLMEVVCSKNGSRCIENVWKNLNFKQRISVAEELAESGARLHNDRYGRFLYSSFGIAQFLQQRKQWIQHQGALTKRRRMLTDLLHKKEPPSKKQKLQKDNRELMVQDEEDDDKFTAMSKAAKPKHNKKSKLAAEPDKKKPKVILQEEKTEDKVTKMFKTAKSKKHKKSKSAGN
- the LOC112577105 gene encoding nucleolar protein 9-like isoform X3; the encoded protein is MSKYNQKKFGSRKGSRQQPKLGFLKEETLSYYRRVYEAVKEGFVSDEDKNIFLNNTFNQLVQEALEVAQNQTCSRIIESLISQGLSNNLRKLFVALCADLSISFLDRFASHVFQTLVLHLPLYFVAARSDGTDEATGKNKTDNDEEEDIGQEKVEASFKEVCNFVYKNFETLMTHTYGSHVLRSMLETLSGVQVEHKIHKGKGSQACQQINVERQLKGQNWQVPQNFKELFNKYAGKLMQLCDYEVHLKDTSASPVIQTVLLIWNKTDEDRCQAECKTIIQRVKLSFSSEDHSEFIPDMATSQVGSHLLELIMNLSTPQMLEEMHAALFKGRLLHYAIHPIANYVLQRFMSSLKEKALELSKHVEDVLAVGHLGVIISLADACRRNQHCQDDLVKVLMEAFHCNEPVERQILLPKLIASFITYDVFFKINEDTGKPPDDAKEPLLTSVNLQGSLLVQQLLQFDRPTLMTQGIVGMTPAELSLLCCCPMGSHIVDVFFSSPYVLQKCKDDFLKKLKGLLMEVVCSKNGSRCIENVWKNLNFKQRISVAEELAESGARLHNDRYGRFLYSSFGIAQFLQQRKQWIQHQGALTKRRRMLTDLLHKKEPPSKKQKLQKDNRELMVQDEEDDDKFTAMSKAAKPKHNKKSKLAAEPDKKKPKVILQEEKTEDKVTKMFKTAKSKKHKKSKSAGN
- the LOC112577105 gene encoding nucleolar protein 9-like isoform X2, producing MSKYNQKKFGSRKGSRQQPKLGFLKEETLSYYRRVYEAVKEGFVSDEDKNIFLNNTFNQLVQEALEVAQNQTCSRIIESLISQGLSNNLRKLFVALCADLSISFLDRFASHVFQTLVLHLPLYFVAARSDGTDEATGKNKTDNDEEEDIGQEKVEASFKEVCNFVYKNFETLMTHTYGSHVLRSMLETLSGVQVEHKIHKGKGSQACQQINERQLKGQNWQVPQNFKELFNKYAGKLMQLCDYEVHLKDTSASPVIQTVLLIWNKTDEDRCQAECKTIIQRVKLSFSSEDHSEFIPDMATSQVGSHLLELIMNLSTPQMLEEMHAALFKGRLLHYAIHPIANYVLQRFMSSLKEKALLAEVFQELSKHVEDVLAVGHLGVIISLADACRRNQHCQDDLVKVLMEAFHCNEPVERQILLPKLIASFITYDVFFKINEDTGKPPDDAKEPLLTSVNLQGSLLVQQLLQFDRPTLMTQGIVGMTPAELSLLCCCPMGSHIVDVFFSSPYVLQKCKDDFLKKLKGLLMEVVCSKNGSRCIENVWKNLNFKQRISVAEELAESGARLHNDRYGRFLYSSFGIAQFLQQRKQWIQHQGALTKRRRMLTDLLHKKEPPSKKQKLQKDNRELMVQDEEDDDKFTAMSKAAKPKHNKKSKLAAEPDKKKPKVILQEEKTEDKVTKMFKTAKSKKHKKSKSAGN